From the genome of Salvia splendens isolate huo1 chromosome 7, SspV2, whole genome shotgun sequence:
TTGATAAGGTTATCAAATGATACTCTGTCTGTCCACCTGAAACTTATAGACTAGTGGTTGCTGCCTATTAGTTGCTAATGCCAAGTAACACTGCGTATCATCAAATTGCTTAAACCATGAGTGAAATATTGTGTTTTCTAACTAACCTGTTGACTACAGCATACTACGTCGGGGATACTTACATATCTAGACCTTTACCTATTGTCCAGCTTGGTGCTGGAACTACAGTGTTCCATAAGCCTCTTAGGCGGTGTTTACTTTTAGTGATATGATAGATTGATAAAACACATGATTGATTATTTGAAGGATAAGATGATCATAAACAAGTTGGAAAGTAATCAATCCATCAAAGAAAATGGTAGATTAGCTggtattattataattattaatgtCAATCCATTAAACACCCTCTTAGAATACAATGATCATAAACCATTACATCAGcttaaaattttattgatatttttgttCTTCAAGATTTCTTTTCCAAATTGCAGGTTCGTGTGAAAGCTGCTCTTAATCAGCAGTCACGGACTCGACTTATTGGTCCAAACTGTCCTGGCATTATTAAGCCTGGGGAGTGCAAAGTTGGAATTATGCCTGGATACATCCACAAACCAGGACACATTGGAATTGTATCTCGATCTGGTACATTGACTTATGAAGCGGTAAGATTCAATTTTAGGCTACATCCTGGTGACatcataaataatattctaGTATCATTTCCTAGCTCTTTTTCCATGTTTCCCCTAAAACCTTATGCTCTAGAGTTAGCTGATGACACTTAACCAATAGTTGacctttatttatttgtggCAACAACAAGCAATCTCCTCCctcaaacataaaaaattatgtGATTAACTTTATCACCTGTTTATTTTAGGTCTTCCAAACAACTGCAGTTGGCCTTGGGCAGTCAACATGTGTGGGAATTGGTGGAGATCCTTTCAATGGAACGAATTTTGTTGATTGCATGGAAAAGTTCCTAGTGGATCCACAGACAGAAGGTAAAATTTGTCAAACTGTCATTTTCATTTACTACCTCAGTCTCTTAGGATTATAATATATGTTTTTTGTAATTCATTTTACTGATTCAAGgggatttttttattaacttaATGATGTGGGAGTGGAGATGCATAGAGGATGTTTTTTTGTGGTTCATTTTTATTCAAGGGGTTTTTTTATTAACTTAATGATGTGGCAATGAAGATCCGTAGAGGATGTTTATTTATCAAATACATTGCTGTGATATGCAATAACTTTTGCTTTCCATTAACCATTTAATCGCGATACACTAAGGAGAGACCAGAATCATTATATAGGAGCTTTAAACCTATGATTGTTTTGACTTCATTAGTTGAATATATTTGGTAGGAGTTGTTggggttttttcttttattgttctaaaataaaacttagattccgtgagtgtactggacttttttttgttccaactttgggagagacgcatgaccctcatgcgtctctttttaatgaaacgcatgacggagatgcgtctttaAGGGAGATGCataagggtcatgcgtctttttaacgacgcacaaccatcatgcgtcttagggagagacgcatctccctcatgcgtctcttaaCCCATAtatatgaaaccattcttggttgtttctcttttatataaacatcattgaatgttttatgtttcactttcgatgtaggataaaatcattcttggttgtttcacttttatagagacatccttgaatgttttatgtttcactttcgatgtgggacaaaatcattcttgattgtttctcttttgtagagacatccttgaatgttttatgtttcactttcgatgtggaacaaaatcattcttggttatttttcttttatagagacttccttgaatattttatgtttcactttcgatgtgagacaaaatctTTCTTGGAGAAATGCATCTTCTTTAATTTGTTGGCGTCCATCTTATAAGAATTCTAAAGTTAAGCATGTTTGGCTTGGAGAAATTGTGAAATGGATTACCCTATGGAAATGTTCAAATTCCACATGTTGTCTTGATATCGACTTTGATTTTGATATTGGTTTGGCTTCTGATTTTGACAGTTTGGCAAATGAGATTAGTCCTTCAGACAGAGAtattatttcataattaattaaccaCTAGTTAATTAATCTAACGATCACAACCTTATTGATTAATCAAGCAATGAATTAAACCTtccataaatttaattaatgattttcattaactttttagCTTATTGAATcgttaattaagtaattttacatatattttCGTTAATTAGTCAATGATTTCGTACAATTAAACATTAAAACACATGAAATTATATGAGTTCATTATAAAGgcaaaaaatatcatttcacaTTTAATTTATAGAACAATATAGTCCATcacacaattaatttattttattcttattcttattttactaatcaAGCAACACTACTAAATCTTTATCTTAATTCTATatcatttattttatcttaaagTCCATCTTGACTTAATTATTTTGACATAGCAAGACTTATTTTTTGTAGTTCATTGTTGTAACCAATATAGATTTTGTTGGAGCTAAGAAGAATTAAATCTGGTTATCTCTTACTTAGAAAAGCATATACTTTCTCCATCCTATTAATTtagaaatatttgttttttggcatagaattcatatatatttatttaaattaagtgaaaagagaataaagtaaaaaaaaaggaaaaataaagacGATGATATTTTACATTTGAAGAAATGATTCATTTCTAATAGAATAGATAAAGTATAATTCATAGAAAAAGCATAGAGGAGTTCATTtgtgattaaaaaattattgaaaatagattaaTTCAAGAGaaattagtaatttatttttggcACCTTTATAAAAAAATCCCATAAAAATCAACTAATTTTTCGTCCTtgattacaaataaactcacaCCGCGTGCGATTGctaaattgttttattaaaactcatctaatatttttaattaaaaaatatatttgatgGTAAGAATTTTGAGGctgttagaaaataaaataatattctatAAAATAAGAGTGTTGGACATGATAAATGATGATCCTAAGAAAGGCAAAAGTGTTGGATGTATctataaaacataaaacaacCAAAGATGATTTTGtaccacatcgaaagtgaaacataaaacatccaatgatgtctctataaaagagaaacaaccaagaatggtttcatataTATGGGttaagagacgcatgagggagatgcgtctctccctaagacgcatgatggttgtgcgtcgttagaaagacgcatgacccttatgcgtctcccttaaagacgcatctccgtcatgcgtttcattaaaaagagacgcatgagggtcatgcgtctctcccaaaatcggaacaaaaaaaaagtccagtacactcacggaatctaagttttattttagaacaaaaaaagaaaaaacccgaGTTGTTGTATGATAACCAAAATAAGTATTAAAAGCTGTGAACGCCGGTAACCGGATAAGGATTGGGGGAGTACACTCCTTTTATTTACAGGGGTAACAGCTTTAGATTAATTTGAATAGGTGCtaaaattctaattttctaTACTTGCTTATTAGAGGTTGATTAATACATTTTTCTTTGCGCATTTCAGGTATCGTTCTTATTGGTGAGATAGGTGGCACCGCGGAGGAGGACGCGGCGGCTCTAATAAAGGTAAATAACATCCTCAAATTCACAATTAATAAACCCTGACCACAACTTTCTTGTGCAATATGACAAGTGGCTTGATCAAAATCTGACATCCATCTCTGTTGATTCACAGTCCATGAATATAGTCCTGTAGTGTTTTATTAACATGCTTTCACAGTACTTAAAGTGAATTTATGGGCATCTTGCTTGTGCAGGTCATTGACTATTCTCTCACTGTttccttttctttatgtgcTTACACCTTTTGCTTTAGTGGAATTATGGAAAGACAATTTTGATTATAGGAGAAATAGCTTCTTTATTCTGCAACTTTGCGTACAGCAGTTAAATTCTTGAAACCTTTAGCTCGTATAGTTGATTGCCAGTATTATAATAAACGAATGAAACTCTGGCTTACTAAGTCTATGAAGTCTGCTATTTCTGCTGAAATTGCATATCGTAATATCACTGGTCCCATAGAAGAGTAACCTAAAAGGATTTGAATTTTTGCTGGATTTGTTCAGAGCTATCCAGTTTGATAGATAGGTTAGCTCAATGTAGTTAGTTGTTTTCTTATCATAAGTCAACTTCAGATGGAGGAAATGATGTGATGTCTGAGAAGACAAATGAAAATGATAATCAAGTACCTTCAGTAGGATGAACCGTTGCTCCTCTGAACTGGAGTTTTGATCGCTACCAGAAATGGCCTACTGCATCAACTGTTTGTTTTTAACCTAAGAAACACTTCAGATTATCAACATTTGCAAATTGCAATGTTGATCATTTACCAAAAGTTTGAATGTCTACCTGTTCCCATCTTCTTCATTGTTACGACAATTATTTTGCTGCTTTTGGATTATTTGCTTAGACTTGCTTGCTATCTTCGTACACGGCTGCTTAGTCCGTCTTTCATAGAAGATTCTGTGCCTCTGGTTGCGACTTAAAATATCTAACTTTTTTCTGTTTGCATGTGATAGGCAAGTGGGACTCAGAAGCCAATTGTTGCTTTTATTGCTGGGCTCACTGCTCCACCTGGACGAAGAATGGGCCATGCAGGAGGTACATATCTTTATAAATTCCAATGGTTATATTATTGTTACATGTCTTATGTAGTTATTTCACCTTGTTCCAAATTGATTCAGAGAGACAGCGTACATGTGAATAGAATATTTTGTACTATTCTTAGTATATGGCTTTTGAGTATTGAGCTCTAATTTGATCCTCCACTAAGAAGCTCGACCTTGTATGTTTCAGCTCATATCTCTCCTGTCAACAAAACTTTCACTATACTTCTTCTATTTTACCTCAACCATTTTAATAAGCATACATATGCTGAACAATTTTACCTAGTAAGCTGGAGAGATTGAAGAATCATTGCCTGAGCTCAGTTTCAAATCTAGCTAGCAATAGCCAAATTCTTTTGCTTTGAATCTTCAGACAATCTAGTTTTATGATTGTATCAGTGGTTTTTCACCCGGTGTCATTAGAATAACTATTTAGGCGAGAGAGATTGATGGAGTAGTTGAATTTGCAGCTATTGTATCCGGAGGGAAGGGTACTGCGCAGGACAAAATCAAGACCCTACGGGAAGCTGGAGTTACTGTCGTTGAGTCGCCTGCAAAGATAGGCACTGCAATGCTGGAGGTCTTCAAACAGAGGGGTCTTGTCTGAGGCCGATGAGGAAATTTTGTTgccttttttttcttgttttgagGACGAGAATTAGAATTTATTTGGTTGCTTAAGCCTCCGGCTATAGCTTGTAATaacaaacaaattcaatttATGCAGCGGGATTGTAAAGACTCTTGCTGCTGGAAGAATATCTGGGCGGACTGTTCTCAACATCATGTCCATATATTATgaaagaaaatttgaaaattttccaCTGAATCTTGAATGTAAATAGTTTTAGTTTACTCGACTCTGTATTAttttggatttaaattatttttgttttgcttTCTGGTGTTCACCTTTCATGTTGGTAACAACAAAGAAATACTCCAATTGTCGATTAAAAATTGAACTTTTATAgataacatgaattttaatataaaattgataaaataggaGAGACATAGAAAGAAAATGTAATTGCAGttttgttagtagagaatgggGCTTGCTTTGTAAGAGAAAAAAACTTACCCCTTTTGTTAGACGgattaaaatgaataaaatagacATTTTATGATACTAAGGGAGTAGAaagaaattttaactgggttGAATTGTACCCCTTTTAAAAAGCTGATGTTATTTTGTACTGTGCCCTTTAAGATGAACAACATTCCAATTGGATATTAATCCCTTTTGAAAATCATAAGTCAGTGAACAAAAAATGTGGGATTCAAACGTAGGGTTACCAAATTCGGCATTTCTCCTCCATTtgaatggtttttttttttcaaatggtCGTATTTAGGAAACAAGTTCCACGTTTGGAAGACTTTTTTTAACTTCCGATAAAGTGTAGACGCGTTTGCATTTTACGTTTATAAGAAAGAGACATAATTATAAAGTGTCTctctaaaatattaaatttgaataGTGTAACTGGCAAGGGATTCGCGATAGGGCTTTGActagttagagcatccgcaatgcaTTTCTTAATAGTCTCTTATCTTGTCTCTCTGAGACGAGACGGTTAaaagacgcgttgcagcgtcccgtctcgtccctgtctcgccgagacgctcgtccctccgagacggcTGGCTCAaggcgtgaagcccactcgccggcccacgagtgggcgtcgtcacactgacgcaataaatcatttttttataaatttgattttaattaaataaaaataaaaaataaaatgatctaATGGAgaacatttgggaaaactttggcaaccagtagagtgcgtggaagaaattaaattatgtatttttaatatttttttaggattttaattatattttttttatttttgaattttaagttgtaattttattttatttaatgaagtgtgtttttattaattgaatttgttagaaataaaaataaaaaataaaattgaatgaatagttaaggggtGGGATGGTTaacggttaagagatggagggttgcaggtggtgtctcttagttaagagatggagtgaaaagtacagtgggccccatgaatagttaagagatgagacagATACGAGACACCGTTGCGgataggggtgggaaattatactgaaataccggacttaccgtaccggaaaaatactgaaaataccgatttttcggtataccgtagtttccggtacggtatgatactgtaccgcagtgtttcggtacggtaacgatatcaatttttctataccgcggtataccggtataccgatagattattattattattattattttattattattattatatatatatatatatatagggttgtgatcaattgagattttttagcctaattgagaattgagatgcattattagccactcatttttattaaatgagtggtccagaatttaccacatggaaaatatttttacattaattaattgtgaaagggcagaatggtaatttcatcatacattttatttaataaatattttttaatttttttaaaaaaaattaaattttttttcgattttttattttttttattatttttatttttttgtcaactacatatacaattcaagtcaactacacacatataatgtcaactacatatacaattcatgtcaactgcacatatataatgtcaactacatatacgattcatatcacctatacacatataatgtcaactataacctgttgacatttgatgtgcaggctattgacatttgatgtgcagggctattgacatttgatgtgcaggctacacatcgtagttgacatcgtgtgaaaattaaaaaaattaaaaaaaattaaattttttttttaaaaatttaaaaaaaaaaataaaaaaaataaatttttttttagttgttgacattttaatacgagttgttgacatttgatattctggctattgaaatgaaatgacgataatacccttagttgatataatctacttgtagttgacatttcaaaatgagtggctaaaaatgcatctcaattctcaattaagctaaaaaatctcaacctaacaagaccctatatatatatatatatatatatatatatatatatccctatatattatatgaaaagtgacagctgaaaagtaaaggacaaaagtaaaaagtggttaaaaagcaaaagtggtccaaaagttggatggagatgttatcttcttccacatgaatcaaatcagatcagcgAATCTAGAATTATCAccatagaaacacagattaacaacttcatgaacacagatctacaattaaaacctcaaatcaaaagatcaaataccgaaactgcaactaaacttactgggtgacatgcaaggtggcagaaactacgtaaactaggctttcacatttaaccatttcagatctaaaatctaccAGCAAACTGAACTCaagaactcagatctatcaattcggaaatggaaacatgctcgcaacaactagaaattaccgtaactactggatttaagctatctaggcagaaaagaacgagatcaaacaagaaccgatgcacaaaaacaacttcatatcatagaaacgtttggatcacaactaagactgcaaagtaagcaaatattgaaagtgcaacaaatccaacgtaagaaaacaaagtgcgattaactaagaaagcaaataaagattgtttgccactcctggcgatgaaactgttaacactacgaaacacgctaACTGGAACGAAAGgatgtggaactccggcgaGCTGATGAGCTttaggtgaccatggctgtcggcgaggaacgagaatatgaaggataatgctgaaggattgatctaccgaaaagagattgctaactaagcataggagttgatgaactaatCGATTCtgcttctctctccaagtggcttccttttatatggaggcctcccttgatttttagggtagacttcaaacatgaaatgactcttttgcccccttgcttgcggctgatcttcccatctatcattcttctccatctcgagcctttttggcatgcatattggtcaggatagcaacatcgtgacgcccttctcacctgaattctcctaacattcccatactgactagaacacttccctgcacactttagcaactgttttgcagatatattccaattatgcacattatactgaccagtaaccaaggcctagaatacgacttatcaaactgctcacacttaccacatgcttgtcctcaagcatgaagaacaacaaaagaagtaagtcgaattctagcttggttactcccctgaccgactctatcctaacctagaccctaaactatggcgcaaagaaaaacacataagcaCGGACACATACACATAAACAGAACTAAagacacttaaacacattaacacaactcagttgggctatattttcaaccatctctccccttgggatcaggtgcaatccggccttagacagccttgaatttCCGCCCCCCCTTTCCTTGccagtcagtacatccgcttgtcaagatcaccTACACTCGCGGCTTAACACTAGATTCTCTCAGTCACTCACTCCTCactggggatgttaggactgtattctctcatagcgctgaaccacagatgcttcagacttagatctcacgtgcggctactgaaggtctttaaggcttgtaacggggctattgggttatagtgtttggggtggttgttcctaaggctctaaggttcaaaaaccattactttattctgatgcgggggaactgtgtgcgctCAGGCTTTCGGCTGCCACTTCTGCTTGGATGGACTTTTTCCGAAGTTGCTTCCCAACTAGTCAGTAacgtcttgtggcttcgcccttattccttctcattctttttgtggtcaagtgttttcgaccattttcttcacattttcctTCTTACTATTTTTGGGCCTGGAATGacttcctggtcgattttctccctGCTTCTCAATTCTTTTCGCTCCAGTTGATTTCTTTATTGTATGTCCTTCTGGCCAGTTGTCTccttgccttatgccttgcacacacacaattccaggggctaggggttatatctgggtatatatggctagaaagtggggttataagggttggaaaatatttctctcttttttttgggggggggggtttcctactgttaggtttagtatactgaaaagcatgtttcgagcgagttcgcacgaatagaatcttgcttgtgtacgaaaaaactctacaattcacttttgacccgattcagtatcattcgagcagtttgtacgaatagaatcaatatattattacattgtgtttgcttgtgcgtttataagatgttttataaacatttaaatgcataagaagtaaacaaagcctaagtcttttgcttagtagactggttgtgggcgtcgtccactttaaggtaactacagtcggttctatgcaatgctttgctaaagaaaaagaagaatttcacaacctagataggctttggctacctatcgtgaaaggttgcaatgtcagtccgattatttctaagccttattgaaataagatgacgttggtgtggtataacactgaatggatctaacaacaagacgagtctttatgctatctactgaaagacgaggtcttgataattaatttcttaatctacatacgttagcattgagcatacgacattgagtatctattactttgacttaccaaaggtgcgggttttggtcacccaacgatccaggtatattgggtagtggtgatcattatctagtggtgctaggattgctattatgttgaatcgtgcacgaggtgagtctcgtttgataatatcctcaagaggagcttgaacaaggttttattattcggaaactggccagttggagttttattactctatgaataataaataagtgtttcttgctaagtctactcttggagttaataagatgttaattaattaagtccatagcaaactttaattaattaatgggcatttatatcttaagcgcgggaaataaataataaacaaaatggaaacccggaatacttataatttcggatttggatggggagttcaatattacttctgtagtggctgcttgtaatattccaatataatcttgtattaaattgtgggttcaatttaattagtaaaaagctaattgggggagcccatatccaaaaccttccatagatccctgactgggcccaatatgaactattataaataggagaataaaagagacagaaaatcAATTTTTGAGAGTGAAATTTCGTTCCCCTCCTCTCTACagtaggggacgaaaatttcaatggaatttctcctccgtgagattttcagctcctcctccgtgagaaagttctgtcttctttattcgagtcctagtgtttcgataagatcagcccaccctgatgccggaatacagttcgggacaccagtcagaagatctgtggtctagtattgaagatcatcgtggagaaggcgcaagcaatcgacgattctttggagaatcaaatcggtaactctaaacagtaaaattcatgtttaggatttatattctatgagcatgaattatttgcgttctagcatgcaattctgtgttaacatgtgaatagattaattccataatcggtcaaatagatcctacgtctgatttatttgtttgtacaagtcttccgctgtgcaaggggctccaaaaccccaacaCCTACTGCCtccagtgttgctacacgcggtcactttaccctaggcaccttgtggcagccactcttttcttttatgaattagtggaaagtggttccactttaggcttttgactcaaattttaagagggcttttgtgttttggctctaagtgtgggcttttctctcatactcgcatcatctatactgactaggagatactaagggggggggggggggtttccattttccagcatgtcctatctccctcaattcccctcaccgtcagttcgagacagttgagttttaagcctaatcaaataaaaaactagacctagacactacacaaacacagataacacagataacacatatgtacacatgtcatactggccagtgcattcccccctcccacttcacacgtgtctgccctcagacgaggctgtgaagtggaaaaaggtaatggccagtatggctgacacacagacataccaaaacacaacaagacatacttatactaaaaacttctcacacttagacaatataataggctaagtgggagagtttaaaatctaaacagaaaccatcaaacctaaacatatatataacaaactcctcacacttagactataaaataggctaagtgtgagttgacatgcatacgaaaaagaaaacagaaaacacaaacacatgcgccaaaaatggcaaaccctttacttttcacacttagactattgcgtaggctaagtgttatgaaaggggtttgctcacatactacacagattatactacctgaAAACAcagcaaaacacaattaaaatatgaaaaactaaaaactgaaaataaaaagaaaactaactggtcagtatggttggtcacttgttcctcctgctccttcgcggggcaggttgtggtgcaggtggttctttcGGTTGTTtctcctcattctcggactgtTTGTTCCCAGATTgtgccgactcttcggcatctccttcctcttgtttcTCTTCTTCTGTCTCGGTCCCCATGGGTTCATcatcctggcctccatggccaatCGGTCCAGCTTCATAGACCAACTTCCCGGTCGCCAGTTCTTTTAGGATTTcttccatcacagttgccaaacggCTTAACTCCGCTCTTGCTTTCCTATTATCATCGGCTAACTCTGCCACTGCTTTTTCCAACCTCTCATGCCTCTGCTCATGCGCTGGTGTTCCCTGGGCTGCCGTCGCTCTCCTGGctggtatagcttcttctcccatcacGTAGAAACGTGGTatgccctgcctcatgtaaacggtgttcgttcggacgaacaaaggttTATCAAAGAGGCCAGGAGGGTcgaccatcgtcaagggggatAAGTCCTCTCCCTCCGAGATAGCTATGTTGTTCCTGACAAATactcccaatatatggcagaggaaggggtttctcgctgggtgggtggcgatGAGGTGACACTGGTACGCGGTCCAGAAGCCCAGGTGCACTGTCCTTCCGCGCTTAGCGCACCAGAGGAGGTACAGTTCGGTCATTGAAGTTCGGACGGCGGAATTTGATTGCCCCAACAAATTAAATCCAGGTAAAGTTGTACCAGACGCAGAATCGGGTTGTTGAGTAAGCTCCTCCCAGgcttcctggggctcaaattccacatgtctgaggggaattccccgctccctacttctccactctggccctatggcctcctccaaactgcacattcccagatgcacggtccactcaatcaagctcatccgtatctctccgccaaacatcctaaaactgatacattcctcatctagatcagtggtgaccttaaacctaaaggtcgtgaaaaaatCCTTcactaatctaaccgggacactcggatctccattctccaacaaccactcAAAACCCAACGCACGCAAATAAGCCAGAAACGACTCACGAGCTTCCAACTCATCCAAGGAAGGGAAATGGAGTGCCTTTCCACATTTAACCTGTTTGCTCTTGTCATCCTTGGTGCCGAAAGCATCTTGGAGCTTTTTGGAGTCGAAAAGTTTCATCTCCTCCACTAACTTGTCCGTGAGCTCCACT
Proteins encoded in this window:
- the LOC121741112 gene encoding succinate--CoA ligase [ADP-forming] subunit alpha-2, mitochondrial-like encodes the protein MARQATRLIASLSSRLLRPNQLNQLRNFGSPPPPPAVFVDKNTRIICQGITGKNGTFHTEQAIEYGTKMVGGVTPKKGGTEHLGLPVFNTVAEAKAETKANASVIYVPPPFAAKAIMEAMEAELDLVVCITEGIPQHDMVRVKAALNQQSRTRLIGPNCPGIIKPGECKVGIMPGYIHKPGHIGIVSRSGTLTYEAVFQTTAVGLGQSTCVGIGGDPFNGTNFVDCMEKFLVDPQTEGIVLIGEIGGTAEEDAAALIKASGTQKPIVAFIAGLTAPPGRRMGHAGAIVSGGKGTAQDKIKTLREAGVTVVESPAKIGTAMLEVFKQRGLV